From Schaalia sp. ZJ405, one genomic window encodes:
- a CDS encoding sugar phosphate isomerase/epimerase family protein: protein MTFRYGIQVSLEELPTRMPVVLRGSFEEVTDTAAELGYDGIEFYLHSPREHDGALYKKKAADKGLGFSSICTGLELLYNGLGLTVDSVDIRKRAVERLKEHLDLANELDCSVVIGTMRGNIPHPNKAQITRQRLVDALGELADHADSTGGQIVVENILQYISNWLNTLDEVGNFLEEVNRPNVSMHIDTHSMHMEETDPFAAIRRWADRIGYVHFSDANRAYPGGGCIDFMSYYHALFDAGYSGWITIESQPFPTGRDCAQRGIQYLKNVEAAARIELLPVLDKSSIRF, encoded by the coding sequence ATGACGTTCAGATACGGAATCCAAGTCTCCCTTGAAGAGCTACCAACACGTATGCCCGTAGTTCTGCGGGGAAGTTTCGAAGAGGTCACCGACACTGCGGCCGAATTGGGATATGACGGCATTGAGTTCTACCTCCATAGCCCCCGTGAGCACGACGGCGCCCTATATAAGAAGAAAGCAGCTGACAAGGGACTGGGATTCTCCAGCATCTGTACCGGACTTGAGCTGCTTTATAACGGTTTGGGATTAACTGTCGATTCGGTCGACATACGCAAGAGAGCCGTAGAGCGTTTAAAAGAACACCTCGATCTGGCCAATGAACTCGATTGTTCAGTAGTTATTGGGACAATGCGCGGCAATATCCCGCACCCCAACAAAGCCCAGATTACTCGTCAACGTCTCGTCGATGCTTTAGGTGAGTTGGCTGATCATGCCGATTCAACTGGAGGTCAGATCGTCGTAGAAAATATCCTCCAGTACATTTCGAACTGGTTGAACACGCTCGATGAGGTCGGCAATTTCCTCGAGGAGGTCAATCGCCCAAACGTATCCATGCACATCGACACTCACTCCATGCACATGGAAGAAACAGATCCCTTCGCCGCGATACGACGGTGGGCTGACCGTATTGGCTACGTTCATTTCTCTGACGCAAACCGCGCATACCCTGGCGGAGGATGCATCGACTTCATGAGCTACTATCACGCGCTCTTCGATGCTGGATACAGCGGTTGGATCACAATCGAATCCCAGCCTTTCCCTACAGGCCGCGACTGTGCGCAACGTGGTATCCAATACCTGAAGAACGTTGAAGCTGCAGCACGCATCGAGCTCCTCCCCGTCCTCGATAAGTCCTCTATCCGATTCTGA